The sequence CTCATGTTGCCAGGCGACCCAGGGAGCTGCCATTACCTCAAGCGCCAACCCATCACAGACCCCGGTAAGCTTCCTTCCGGTGCCTCACCCGGTACACGATGACCCGAAGGGCCTCATCGTCGACCTCGTAAACTACCCTGTATTCTCCCACGCGCACCCGCCACGCGTTATCCGAGCCGACTATCTTCCTCGCCCCAGGAGGCCTCGGATCGAGAGCCAGCCCACGCAGGCAGGCAATCACCTGCCGAAAGACCCGTGCCGGCAGGCCCTCCAGGTCTTTCCGCGCTGCTCTCTCCAGAAAGACCTCATACATCCGAGGCGCGCCCCGCGAGGAAATCCTCCAGGCTCTGCAGGTCCAACGGCCTCTTCCGAACCTCTTCCAACATCCTCAAATCCTCAAGGTCCTCGAGGCGCTCGAGCATCTCCCGATAGACTTCAATGTCCAGTATTACGGCAGTGGCCTTGCCGTCCTCCACCACCAACCGCGGCACCCTGCGCGGCATACCCATCTCCCC comes from Bacillota bacterium and encodes:
- a CDS encoding type II toxin-antitoxin system RelE/ParE family toxin; its protein translation is MYEVFLERAARKDLEGLPARVFRQVIACLRGLALDPRPPGARKIVGSDNAWRVRVGEYRVVYEVDDEALRVIVYRVRHRKEAYRGL